The proteins below are encoded in one region of Ostrea edulis chromosome 3, xbOstEdul1.1, whole genome shotgun sequence:
- the LOC130053562 gene encoding histone-binding protein RBBP4-like, with the protein MTDKDEGFDDAVEERVINEEYKIWKKNTPFLYDLVMTHALEWPSLTAQWLPDVTRSEEQNHLLIASVQLPNDNAQFDASHYDSEKGVYIFLNNDSRADEVNNMLIASIQLPKDNSTFDTSAYNSETGAQRCLAHDIRDFVDGRESEGLL; encoded by the exons ATGACAGATAAAGACG AAGGATTTGATGATGCCGTTGAAGAAAGAGTTATCAACgaggaatacaaaatatggAAGAAAAACACACCATTTCTGTACGATTTGGTTATGACCCATGCCCTGGAATGGCCAAGCTTGACAGCACAGTGGCTCCCTGATGTCACAAG GTCAGAAGAGCAGAACCACCTGCTGATTGCCAGTGTACAACTTCCCAATGATAACGCACAATTTGATGCTTCACATTATGACAGTGAGAAAGGAG TTTACATTTTCCTAAATAATGACTCTAGGGCGGACGAAGTGAACAATATGCTAATAGCCAGCATTCAGCTTCCCAAAGATAATTCCACTTTTGACACATCAGCCTACAATAGTGAAACAGGAG CACAGAGATGTTTGGCACACGATATCAGAGATTTCGTCGATGGCAGAGAATCTGAAGGTCTTCTGTAG